In the genome of Euleptes europaea isolate rEulEur1 chromosome 7, rEulEur1.hap1, whole genome shotgun sequence, one region contains:
- the CNIH4 gene encoding protein cornichon homolog 4 isoform X1: MESVVFIFSLIDCCALIFLSVYFIITLSDLECDYINARSCCSKLNKWVIPELIGHTIVTVLMLISLHWFIFLLNLPVATWNIYRYIMVPSGNMGVFDPTEIHNRGQLKSHMKEAMIKLGFHLICFFMYLYSMILALIND, from the exons ATGGAGTCGGTGGTGTTCATTTTTTCGCTCATTGACTGCTGTGCTCTGATTTTCCTTTCCGTTTATTTC ATAATTACATTATCAGATTTGGAGTGTGACTACATTAATGCCAGATCTTGCTGTTCAAAATTAAATAAA TGGGTGATCCCTGAATTGATTGGCCATACCATTGTCACTGTATTAATGCTTATTTCACTGCACTGGTTCATCTTCCTTCTCAATTTACCTGTAGCAACCTGGAATATATATAG GTATATTATGGTTCCCAGTGGAAACATGGGGGTATTTGACCCCACAGAGATTCATAATCGAGGACAGCTGAAATCCCATATGAAGGAGGCCATGATTAAGCTTGGCTTTCATCTCATTTGCTTTTTCATGTACCTTTACAG TATGATCCTGGCTTTGATAAATGATTGA
- the CNIH4 gene encoding protein cornichon homolog 4 isoform X2, whose translation MLISLHWFIFLLNLPVATWNIYRYIMVPSGNMGVFDPTEIHNRGQLKSHMKEAMIKLGFHLICFFMYLYSMILALIND comes from the exons ATGCTTATTTCACTGCACTGGTTCATCTTCCTTCTCAATTTACCTGTAGCAACCTGGAATATATATAG GTATATTATGGTTCCCAGTGGAAACATGGGGGTATTTGACCCCACAGAGATTCATAATCGAGGACAGCTGAAATCCCATATGAAGGAGGCCATGATTAAGCTTGGCTTTCATCTCATTTGCTTTTTCATGTACCTTTACAG TATGATCCTGGCTTTGATAAATGATTGA